A single genomic interval of Burkholderia sp. HI2500 harbors:
- a CDS encoding serine hydrolase domain-containing protein — protein MIPHRASSQQPSADPALAERVDAVLSRQLDTQRLVGVVVLVARDGELVYRRAAGFADREARTPMQEDTLFRLASVTKPIVSAAAMALVARHKLSLDDDVTKWLPEFRPALRDGSVPVIKVRHLLTHSAGLGYRYAEADAAGPYARAGVSDGLDGASITLAENMRRIASVPLQYAPGTGWNYSLSIDVVGAVIEAVTGQPLADAVDALVLRPLGTRDTGFVARDAARLATPYVNDTPQPHRLAENEAVPIYEGSVGVTYSPSRALDKEAFASGGAGMVGTAGDVLDVLDTLRAGGGAILPAELVDEMGRIHTGNLALPDLPGAGYGIGFSVLRDPRAALSPESPGTWRWGGVYGHSWFVDRARGLTVVSLSNTLYEGMNGPYTLDLRDAVYGVG, from the coding sequence ATGATCCCCCACCGAGCATCATCACAGCAGCCGTCGGCCGATCCCGCGCTCGCCGAGCGCGTCGATGCGGTACTGTCCCGCCAACTCGACACGCAACGCCTCGTCGGCGTGGTCGTCCTGGTCGCACGCGACGGCGAACTCGTCTATCGCCGCGCGGCCGGGTTCGCCGACCGCGAAGCACGCACGCCGATGCAGGAGGACACGCTGTTCAGGCTCGCGTCGGTGACGAAGCCGATCGTCTCGGCGGCGGCCATGGCGCTCGTTGCCCGGCACAAGCTGTCGCTCGACGACGACGTCACGAAGTGGCTGCCCGAGTTCCGCCCGGCGCTGCGTGACGGCAGCGTGCCGGTGATCAAGGTGCGCCACCTGCTCACGCATTCGGCCGGCCTCGGCTATCGCTACGCGGAAGCCGACGCGGCCGGCCCGTATGCACGCGCGGGCGTCTCCGACGGGCTCGATGGCGCATCGATCACGCTCGCCGAGAACATGCGCAGGATCGCGAGCGTGCCGTTGCAGTACGCACCCGGCACCGGCTGGAACTATTCGCTCTCCATCGACGTGGTCGGCGCGGTGATCGAGGCCGTCACCGGACAGCCGCTCGCCGACGCGGTCGATGCGCTGGTGCTCCGCCCGCTCGGCACCCGCGACACGGGATTCGTCGCACGCGATGCCGCGCGGCTCGCGACGCCTTACGTCAACGACACGCCGCAGCCGCACCGGCTCGCCGAGAACGAAGCCGTACCCATCTACGAAGGCTCCGTCGGCGTGACGTACTCGCCGTCGCGCGCGCTCGACAAGGAGGCGTTCGCATCGGGCGGCGCCGGGATGGTCGGCACCGCCGGTGACGTGCTGGACGTACTGGACACGCTGCGGGCCGGTGGCGGCGCCATTCTGCCGGCCGAGCTGGTCGACGAGATGGGCCGCATCCACACCGGCAACCTCGCGTTGCCCGACCTGCCCGGCGCGGGCTACGGGATCGGGTTCTCCGTGTTGCGCGACCCGCGCGCGGCGCTGTCGCCGGAGTCACCGGGCACGTGGCGCTGGGGCGGCGTCTACGGTCATTCGTGGTTCGTCGACCGCGCACGAGGGCTCACCGTCGTGTCGCTGTCGAACACGCTTTACGAAGGGATGAACGGCCCGTACACGCTCGATCTGCGCGACGCGGTCTACGGCGTCGGCTGA
- a CDS encoding NAD(P)/FAD-dependent oxidoreductase, producing MSSQVVIVGGGVIGSSIAYFLRATDPTVSVTVIERDPTYARSSSALSAASIRQQFSTPLSIEMSLFGIDFLRTIGERLEVDGHQPSIDLHEGGYLFLATPAGDATLRENHALQTSLGADIRLMDRDALRAKFPWLNVDDLVSGAYGASGEGWFDGYGLVQALRKKAQALGVRYVPSDVKDVVRDGRKVTHVVTADGERYACDTLVNAAGAWTRTLSSMMGIDIPVYARRRSIFNVSSPAKLTDCPLLIDPTGVYFRPEGRTYICGTSPSPDRDPDDLPLDEVDHDLFDEVIWPTLANRVPEFEALRVENCWSGYYEYNVFDHNAIIGYHPDLDNVVFANGYSGHGLQQGPATGRGVSELILGGRYDTLDLSTLGWARVLENRPIVEKNVV from the coding sequence GTGAGTTCTCAAGTCGTCATCGTCGGCGGTGGTGTGATCGGCAGCTCGATCGCCTATTTCCTGCGCGCCACCGATCCCACGGTTTCCGTGACCGTGATCGAGCGCGACCCCACCTATGCGCGCTCGTCGTCGGCGTTGTCGGCCGCGTCGATTCGCCAGCAGTTCTCGACGCCGCTGTCGATCGAGATGTCGCTGTTCGGCATCGACTTCCTGCGCACGATCGGCGAGCGCCTCGAAGTGGATGGCCATCAGCCGTCGATCGACCTGCACGAAGGCGGCTACCTGTTCCTCGCGACGCCGGCCGGTGATGCGACGCTGCGCGAGAACCACGCGCTGCAGACGAGCCTCGGCGCGGACATCCGGCTGATGGATCGCGATGCGCTGCGCGCGAAGTTCCCGTGGCTGAACGTCGACGATCTCGTGTCGGGTGCGTATGGCGCGAGCGGCGAAGGCTGGTTCGACGGCTATGGGCTCGTGCAGGCGCTGCGCAAGAAGGCGCAGGCGCTCGGTGTGCGCTATGTGCCGTCCGACGTGAAGGACGTGGTGCGCGACGGCCGCAAGGTGACGCACGTGGTCACGGCCGACGGCGAACGCTATGCGTGCGACACGCTCGTGAACGCGGCAGGCGCATGGACGCGCACGCTGTCGTCGATGATGGGCATCGACATCCCCGTGTATGCGCGGCGCCGCAGCATCTTCAACGTGTCGTCGCCGGCGAAGCTCACGGATTGCCCGCTGCTGATCGACCCGACCGGCGTGTATTTCCGGCCGGAAGGGCGCACGTATATCTGCGGGACGTCGCCGAGCCCGGACCGCGACCCGGACGACCTGCCGCTCGACGAAGTCGACCACGACCTGTTCGACGAAGTGATCTGGCCGACGCTTGCGAACCGCGTGCCTGAGTTCGAAGCGCTGCGCGTGGAGAACTGCTGGTCGGGGTACTACGAGTACAACGTGTTCGACCACAACGCGATCATCGGGTATCACCCGGACCTCGACAACGTCGTGTTCGCGAACGGCTACAGCGGCCACGGGCTGCAGCAGGGGCCGGCGACGGGGCGCGGCGTCAGTGAACTCATTCTGGGCGGGCGTTACGACACGCTCGACCTGTCGACGCTCGGCTGGGCGCGCGTGCTGGAGAACCGGCCGATCGTCGAAAAGAACGTCGTGTAG
- a CDS encoding SMI1/KNR4 family protein — MTTPITMNDHENFPFWLDQPYKLCRRAVPGAMQSETIPVEDALTRVTAADVFAPENVPPVPLAAVEGYALRASDTAHATRGAPAELDFQFSRRALASPAGSPAARAIGAQCAVDVPPYFPLPENADTVVPKSDLEVSYRGARSLLLLHAPLSAGRHVIAPGSEFRQGSLLLPRGSRITAERQIALTAAGVRDIEVTKRPRIGVVIVGYEQCVPRTARERWQRPDTSGPYIRAVLQRWGYEVRSVEYIEPPDMAWPPLEVQQNEYAFKKKLAELAQRYDLIVGAGLPAVPPFRNLGLNRQLVYAYDETTVDIKQTPVNCFNFGRSDNRSPPKKTILPFTRPDGTQSGMTVLTSYDQATLINLPGHTSAVAMLMHAIMPRVLDLLEHAATPGPHWESGIVDHGVERDARLNAMRWGNLHRGVDGNLVVRLLPSEGDGLIGGVVRADVLVAIPAAEGPMAAGSSVLFLRLDRDLASEPPCPVAETSVEAASPPSPVVDARATPRNIDDARGIDLRETWQRLEAAFAADASRLPGGLNGPASDDAIAALQTALGTRLPDAFVDSLRIHDGQADSGDEFYGSDALLSAHEILAQWRIWKGLVDGGDFDGVESEPDPGIGDDWYNLKWIPFTHDGSGNHLCIDLDPAEGGCSGQVIRVWHDDARRERVAGSFSAWLARVADEGQSS, encoded by the coding sequence ATGACAACACCCATCACCATGAACGATCACGAGAACTTCCCCTTCTGGCTCGACCAGCCCTACAAGCTCTGCCGACGGGCCGTGCCGGGCGCGATGCAATCCGAGACGATTCCGGTCGAGGATGCGTTGACGCGCGTGACGGCGGCGGACGTTTTCGCCCCCGAGAATGTTCCGCCCGTTCCGCTTGCTGCGGTCGAAGGCTATGCGTTGCGCGCATCCGATACCGCGCATGCGACGCGTGGCGCACCGGCTGAGCTCGACTTCCAGTTCAGCCGGCGCGCGCTGGCCTCGCCGGCCGGCAGTCCGGCGGCTCGCGCAATCGGCGCGCAGTGTGCGGTCGATGTCCCACCCTATTTCCCGTTGCCGGAAAATGCCGACACCGTCGTGCCGAAAAGCGACCTCGAGGTTTCGTACCGTGGCGCTCGATCGCTTCTGCTGCTGCACGCGCCGCTATCCGCCGGCCGGCATGTGATCGCACCGGGCAGCGAATTTCGGCAAGGCAGCCTGCTCCTGCCCAGGGGCAGCCGGATAACGGCCGAACGGCAGATCGCGCTGACGGCCGCAGGCGTACGCGACATCGAGGTGACGAAGCGGCCGCGCATCGGCGTGGTGATTGTCGGGTATGAGCAGTGCGTACCCCGCACCGCGCGCGAGCGCTGGCAGCGGCCCGACACGAGCGGACCGTACATCCGGGCGGTCCTGCAGCGCTGGGGATACGAGGTGCGTTCGGTCGAGTACATCGAGCCGCCGGACATGGCATGGCCGCCGCTTGAGGTGCAGCAGAACGAATACGCGTTCAAGAAGAAACTGGCCGAGCTCGCGCAGCGTTACGACCTCATCGTCGGTGCCGGGCTGCCTGCCGTGCCGCCCTTTCGGAATCTGGGGCTGAATAGGCAGTTGGTGTACGCCTACGACGAAACGACTGTCGACATCAAGCAAACGCCGGTCAATTGCTTCAACTTCGGACGCAGTGACAATCGCTCGCCGCCGAAGAAAACCATTCTGCCGTTCACGCGCCCGGACGGTACGCAAAGCGGGATGACGGTCCTGACCAGCTACGATCAGGCCACGCTGATCAACCTGCCGGGCCACACGAGCGCAGTGGCGATGCTGATGCACGCGATCATGCCGCGCGTACTCGATTTGCTCGAGCATGCTGCAACGCCGGGGCCTCATTGGGAGTCCGGCATCGTCGACCACGGCGTCGAGCGCGATGCCCGACTGAACGCGATGCGATGGGGCAATCTGCATCGTGGCGTCGACGGAAACCTGGTCGTCCGCCTGTTGCCGTCCGAAGGCGACGGGCTGATCGGCGGCGTCGTTCGTGCCGATGTGCTCGTCGCGATCCCCGCCGCGGAAGGTCCCATGGCGGCAGGTTCGTCGGTGCTGTTCCTGCGTCTCGACCGCGACCTCGCCAGTGAACCGCCGTGCCCCGTGGCGGAAACATCCGTCGAGGCAGCCTCACCACCGTCACCAGTGGTCGACGCCCGCGCGACGCCCCGTAATATCGACGACGCACGCGGCATCGATCTTCGCGAAACATGGCAACGACTCGAAGCAGCCTTCGCCGCCGATGCATCACGTCTGCCGGGTGGCCTCAACGGGCCGGCGTCCGACGACGCGATCGCAGCCTTGCAGACTGCGCTGGGAACGCGGTTGCCTGACGCATTCGTCGACAGCCTGCGCATTCACGATGGCCAGGCCGATTCGGGGGATGAATTTTACGGAAGTGATGCGCTGCTGAGCGCGCACGAGATCCTCGCGCAATGGCGTATCTGGAAAGGTCTCGTCGACGGAGGCGATTTCGACGGTGTGGAATCGGAGCCGGATCCAGGCATCGGGGACGACTGGTACAACCTGAAGTGGATTCCATTCACGCATGACGGCAGTGGCAATCATCTGTGTATCGACCTCGATCCCGCGGAAGGCGGTTGCTCCGGACAAGTGATTCGGGTCTGGCATGATGATGCGCGGCGCGAGCGTGTAGCGGGGAGCTTTTCGGCGTGGCTTGCCCGCGTCGCCGACGAGGGGCAATCAAGCTGA
- a CDS encoding NucA/NucB deoxyribonuclease domain-containing protein yields the protein MIWPLLILHSSSWQIYGAVTGPCTFTGDPDETSTDCDSDEYPFASTEEGASRDPEVSVKRIDASDNRRAGAFLGNFYLNQRVIDQEPFYVDVGSPQPAAKR from the coding sequence GTGATATGGCCTTTGTTAATATTGCATTCATCTTCCTGGCAAATATACGGCGCGGTCACTGGCCCGTGCACGTTCACCGGCGATCCGGACGAAACGTCGACCGATTGCGATTCCGACGAGTATCCGTTTGCCTCGACAGAGGAGGGCGCATCAAGGGATCCGGAAGTATCGGTCAAGCGTATCGATGCCAGCGATAATCGACGTGCGGGCGCTTTCCTCGGCAATTTCTATCTGAATCAGCGTGTGATCGACCAGGAGCCGTTCTACGTCGATGTCGGTTCTCCGCAGCCTGCGGCAAAACGTTAA
- a CDS encoding GNAT family N-acetyltransferase yields the protein MTSKSIRRATADDVPVLTRIRNDAHAKKLTYDDHVWGKEGDGFSEAWVRNNVSQKDVYVVEVGGALAGTFSLAFDEDTHWGPQEPIAGYVHGLCVREGFNGQGLGSFMLDWCGRKVSSLNRRFVRLDCAVENVTLCAYYESLGFIRVGSKSDGIVWSLYEKAAE from the coding sequence ATGACCTCGAAAAGCATCCGCAGGGCAACGGCAGACGACGTACCGGTGCTGACGCGGATCCGGAATGACGCACACGCGAAGAAGCTCACGTACGACGACCATGTATGGGGCAAGGAAGGCGACGGATTTTCCGAGGCGTGGGTACGCAACAACGTGTCCCAAAAGGACGTGTATGTCGTCGAAGTGGGCGGCGCGTTGGCCGGAACGTTCTCGCTCGCCTTCGACGAGGACACGCACTGGGGGCCGCAGGAACCGATCGCTGGCTATGTGCACGGGCTGTGCGTGCGGGAAGGTTTCAACGGGCAAGGGCTCGGCAGCTTCATGCTCGACTGGTGCGGGCGCAAGGTGAGCAGCTTGAACCGGCGTTTCGTTCGACTCGATTGCGCCGTGGAGAACGTGACGCTCTGCGCTTACTACGAGTCGCTGGGCTTCATTCGCGTCGGGTCGAAATCAGACGGGATCGTCTGGTCACTGTACGAGAAGGCGGCTGAGTAG
- a CDS encoding aminotransferase class V-fold PLP-dependent enzyme produces MPGLLPDVDREGLLEYSVVYTDRSVNHMSQRFQGVMRDISGTLKKVYNAKSVVIVPGSGTFGMEAVARQFATNKKCLVIRNGWFSFRWSQIFDMGSIPSETTVLKARPVEAGRQAAYAPAPIDEVVAAIKEHKPDLVFAPHVETASGMMLPDGYLRAVSDAVHAVGGMFVLDCIASGTVWVDMQASGVDILISAPQKGWSASPCCAMVMLGELARERIDGTTSTSFACDLRKWLQIMEAYEGGGFAYHATMPTDSLTTLRDVMKETEAYGFDKVKEEQLELGKRIRALLAEKGFRSVAAEGFEAPGVVVSYTDDDGIRTGKKFADVGLQIAAGVPLMCDEPEDFKTFRLGLFGLDKLHDVDGAVGRFAEALNRIL; encoded by the coding sequence ATGCCAGGATTACTTCCCGATGTTGACCGCGAGGGTCTCCTCGAATATTCGGTGGTGTACACCGATCGCTCGGTCAACCATATGTCGCAGCGCTTTCAGGGTGTCATGCGCGACATCTCCGGCACGCTGAAGAAGGTCTACAACGCGAAGTCCGTCGTGATCGTCCCCGGCAGCGGGACGTTCGGCATGGAAGCCGTCGCGCGGCAGTTCGCCACCAACAAGAAGTGCCTCGTCATCCGCAACGGCTGGTTCAGCTTCCGCTGGTCGCAGATTTTCGACATGGGCAGCATTCCGTCCGAGACGACGGTGCTGAAGGCGCGCCCGGTCGAAGCGGGACGGCAGGCCGCCTATGCGCCGGCCCCGATCGACGAAGTGGTCGCCGCGATCAAGGAACACAAGCCGGATCTGGTGTTTGCGCCGCACGTCGAAACCGCGTCCGGGATGATGTTGCCCGATGGGTATCTGCGCGCGGTGTCGGATGCCGTGCATGCGGTCGGCGGCATGTTCGTGCTCGATTGCATCGCGTCCGGCACGGTGTGGGTCGACATGCAGGCGAGCGGCGTCGATATCCTGATCAGCGCGCCGCAGAAAGGCTGGAGCGCGTCGCCGTGCTGCGCGATGGTGATGCTCGGCGAACTGGCCCGCGAACGTATCGACGGCACGACCAGCACCAGCTTCGCATGCGATCTGCGCAAGTGGCTGCAGATCATGGAAGCGTATGAAGGTGGCGGGTTCGCGTACCACGCGACGATGCCGACGGATAGCCTCACGACGCTGCGCGACGTGATGAAGGAAACCGAGGCGTACGGCTTCGACAAGGTGAAAGAGGAGCAGTTGGAGCTGGGCAAGCGGATTCGTGCGTTGCTGGCCGAGAAGGGTTTCCGGAGCGTGGCGGCGGAAGGGTTCGAGGCGCCGGGTGTCGTGGTCAGTTATACGGACGACGACGGGATTCGAACCGGGAAGAAGTTTGCCGACGTCGGGTTGCAGATCGCGGCGGGTGTACCGCTGATGTGCGACGAGCCGGAGGATTTCAAAACCTTCCGGCTGGGGCTGTTCGGCCTCGACAAGCTGCATGATGTCGATGGGGCGGTTGGGCGGTTTGCGGAGGCGCTGAACCGGATTCTTTAA
- a CDS encoding GNAT family N-acetyltransferase: protein MPLILRRAIAADAAEVAEVYLRSRDTLASYAPLAHSEAAVRDWVANVLVPSGNVTVAVNDNRIVGMAAHVVADGVAWLDQLYVCPECKRQGIGTSLLESVKSQTVGKLQLHTFQMNLDAAAFYERHGFIAVEYSDGSRNEEGCPDVLYCLIR, encoded by the coding sequence ATGCCCTTGATCTTGCGTCGAGCGATTGCCGCTGATGCCGCAGAGGTGGCTGAAGTCTATCTACGGTCGCGCGACACGCTGGCATCCTATGCGCCGCTCGCGCACTCGGAAGCCGCCGTCCGCGATTGGGTTGCCAACGTGCTGGTTCCGTCGGGCAACGTTACCGTCGCCGTGAACGATAACCGCATTGTCGGCATGGCCGCGCACGTTGTTGCTGACGGCGTGGCGTGGCTTGACCAGTTGTATGTGTGCCCCGAATGCAAACGACAAGGGATTGGCACTTCCCTCCTGGAATCGGTGAAGTCGCAGACGGTTGGCAAGCTCCAGCTCCATACGTTCCAGATGAATCTCGATGCCGCTGCGTTTTACGAGCGGCATGGGTTCATTGCGGTTGAATACAGCGATGGGAGCAGGAATGAGGAGGGCTGCCCTGACGTCTTGTACTGCTTGATCCGGTAG
- a CDS encoding LysR substrate-binding domain-containing protein has translation MTFDANDVVRRLGARLKMRHLVLLLQIQQHGSLTRVAEHMASSQPAVTNALSELESMFGTPLFERSSRGMRPTALGAVVLERAKAMIKDLDHLAREMEAVAAGHAAHLHIGVIPFISGQMLSAALKRLQARMERRLTVTIHEGTSDQLLLQLRDHGVDIVIGRASSAIDLGQVSFEVLYQQQPRMIASRRLAAKLARTALDWHKLHALDWILGAPHTPMREQVTDLFLSAGIAPPVPIVESYSSKLIGEMIASSDEAVSIVPADIAEELVRIAGVAIVPYSLVWTLPPIALFTRAADSRSPARDLLVEALREVCRETYGDAQR, from the coding sequence ATGACTTTTGACGCAAACGACGTGGTCAGGCGGCTGGGCGCCCGCTTGAAGATGCGGCACCTGGTGCTGTTGCTGCAAATCCAGCAGCACGGGTCGCTGACGCGCGTCGCGGAGCACATGGCCAGCAGCCAGCCCGCCGTGACCAATGCGCTGTCCGAGCTGGAGAGCATGTTCGGCACGCCGCTGTTCGAGCGCTCGTCGCGCGGCATGCGGCCCACCGCGCTCGGCGCGGTCGTGCTCGAGCGGGCGAAGGCGATGATCAAGGATCTCGACCACCTCGCCCGCGAGATGGAGGCCGTCGCCGCCGGGCATGCGGCCCACCTGCACATCGGCGTGATTCCGTTCATTTCCGGGCAGATGCTGTCGGCCGCGCTCAAGCGGCTGCAAGCGCGCATGGAGCGGCGCCTGACCGTGACGATTCATGAGGGCACCAGCGATCAGCTGCTGCTGCAGCTCAGGGACCACGGCGTCGACATCGTGATCGGGCGGGCCTCGTCGGCGATCGACCTGGGGCAGGTCTCCTTCGAGGTCTTGTACCAGCAGCAGCCGCGCATGATCGCGAGCCGGCGCCTTGCCGCGAAACTGGCCCGCACCGCGCTCGACTGGCACAAGCTGCACGCGCTCGACTGGATTCTCGGCGCGCCGCATACGCCGATGCGGGAACAGGTCACCGACCTGTTCCTGTCGGCCGGCATCGCGCCGCCCGTTCCGATCGTCGAGAGTTATTCATCCAAGCTGATCGGCGAGATGATCGCGTCGAGCGACGAGGCCGTGTCGATCGTGCCGGCCGATATCGCGGAAGAACTGGTGCGGATCGCCGGCGTGGCGATCGTGCCGTACTCGCTGGTGTGGACGCTTCCGCCCATCGCGCTGTTTACCCGCGCCGCCGATTCGCGCTCGCCGGCGCGGGATCTGCTCGTCGAGGCGCTGCGCGAGGTGTGCAGGGAGACTTACGGGGACGCGCAGCGGTAA
- a CDS encoding NADP-dependent malic enzyme — translation MKQTETQQQAAFDYHEFPTPGKISVVASKPLVTQRDLALAYTPGVAGVCEAIAADPLQAHRFTSRGNLVGVITNGTAVLGLGNIGPLASKPVMEGKAVLFKKFAGIDVFDIEINETDPDKLVDIIAGLEPTFGGINLEDIKAPECFTVEQKLRDRMKIPVFHDDQHGTAITVSAAFINGLKVVGKSISEVKVVTSGAGAAALACLDLLVDLGLPVENVWVTDIEGVVYRGRTTLMDPAKSRFAQDTDARKLADVIGGADVFLGLSVGGILTAEMLKAMAPRPLILALANPTPEIFPELAHATRDDVVIATGRSDYPNQVNNVLCFPYIFRGALDVGATTITREMEIAAVHAIAGLAEEEQNEVVAAAYGAYDVAFGAQYLIPKPFDPRLIVRIAPAVAKAAMDGGVAKRPLTDLDAYVEQLQQFVYHSGAFMKPLFATARRLVRDGGKARIVFTEGEDERVLRAVQVIVDEKLARPILVGRPEVLLARIERFGLRIRLGQDVEVTNPEYDERFPQYWTKYWELRCRDGISKEMARVEMRRRLTLIGAMMVRLGDADGMICGTVGEYHNHLRFVDEVIGKKPGASTYAAMNILLLDQRTVALVDTHVNDNPDAEQIAEFTIAAARQMEWLNLTPKAALLSRSNFGSGSAASGVKMRRALEIVREQAPDIEADGEMHGDCALDEGLRSKLLPMSPLKGAANLLVCPNVDAGNIAYNLLKTEAGSNVAVGPFLLGVNAPVNILTSSATVRRIVNMAALTVIEANRNASA, via the coding sequence ATGAAACAGACTGAGACACAGCAGCAGGCAGCGTTCGACTATCACGAATTTCCGACGCCGGGAAAGATCTCGGTCGTCGCCAGCAAGCCGCTCGTGACCCAGCGCGATCTCGCGCTGGCGTACACGCCGGGCGTGGCGGGCGTGTGCGAGGCCATCGCCGCCGATCCGCTGCAGGCGCACCGGTTCACGAGCCGCGGCAACCTGGTGGGCGTGATCACGAACGGCACGGCCGTGCTCGGCCTGGGCAACATCGGCCCGCTCGCGTCGAAGCCGGTCATGGAAGGCAAGGCGGTGCTGTTCAAGAAATTCGCGGGGATCGACGTCTTCGACATCGAGATCAACGAAACCGATCCGGACAAGCTGGTCGACATCATCGCCGGCCTCGAGCCGACCTTCGGCGGCATCAACCTCGAGGACATCAAGGCGCCCGAGTGCTTCACGGTCGAGCAGAAGCTGCGTGATCGCATGAAGATCCCCGTCTTCCACGACGACCAGCACGGCACCGCCATCACCGTCTCCGCCGCGTTCATCAACGGGTTGAAGGTCGTCGGGAAGTCGATTTCGGAAGTGAAGGTCGTGACGTCGGGGGCCGGCGCCGCGGCGCTGGCCTGTCTGGACCTGCTGGTCGACCTCGGGCTGCCGGTTGAAAACGTCTGGGTGACCGACATCGAGGGCGTCGTCTATCGCGGCCGCACCACGCTGATGGATCCGGCGAAGTCGCGCTTCGCGCAGGACACCGACGCGCGCAAGCTGGCCGACGTGATCGGCGGCGCGGACGTGTTCCTGGGCCTGTCGGTCGGCGGCATCCTGACCGCCGAGATGCTGAAGGCGATGGCGCCGCGCCCGCTGATTCTCGCGCTGGCCAATCCCACGCCGGAAATTTTCCCGGAACTGGCGCATGCGACGCGCGACGACGTCGTGATCGCGACGGGCCGCTCGGACTACCCGAACCAGGTCAACAACGTCCTCTGCTTCCCGTACATCTTCCGGGGCGCGCTGGACGTCGGCGCGACGACGATCACCCGCGAAATGGAGATCGCCGCCGTTCACGCGATCGCGGGGCTGGCCGAGGAAGAGCAGAACGAAGTGGTCGCGGCGGCCTACGGGGCGTACGACGTGGCGTTCGGCGCGCAATACCTGATTCCGAAGCCGTTCGACCCGCGCCTGATCGTCCGTATCGCGCCGGCCGTGGCCAAGGCGGCGATGGACGGCGGCGTGGCGAAGCGCCCGCTGACCGATCTCGACGCGTACGTCGAGCAACTGCAGCAATTCGTCTACCACTCCGGTGCATTCATGAAGCCGCTGTTCGCGACGGCGCGCCGGCTGGTGCGCGACGGCGGCAAGGCGCGGATCGTCTTTACCGAAGGCGAGGACGAGCGCGTGCTGCGCGCGGTGCAGGTGATCGTCGACGAGAAGCTGGCGCGGCCGATCCTGGTCGGGCGCCCGGAGGTACTGCTGGCGCGCATCGAGCGATTCGGCCTGCGGATCCGGCTCGGCCAGGATGTCGAGGTGACGAATCCCGAGTATGACGAGCGCTTCCCGCAGTACTGGACGAAGTACTGGGAGCTGCGCTGCCGGGATGGCATCTCGAAGGAGATGGCGCGGGTCGAGATGCGGCGCCGCCTGACGCTGATCGGCGCGATGATGGTGCGGCTTGGCGACGCGGACGGGATGATCTGCGGGACGGTGGGTGAGTATCACAACCACCTGCGGTTCGTGGACGAGGTGATCGGGAAGAAGCCGGGGGCGTCGACCTATGCGGCGATGAACATCCTGTTGCTCGACCAGCGGACGGTCGCGCTGGTGGATACGCACGTCAACGACAATCCCGACGCGGAGCAGATCGCGGAATTCACGATCGCCGCGGCGCGTCAGATGGAATGGCTGAACCTGACGCCGAAAGCGGCGCTGCTGTCGCGGTCGAACTTCGGGTCGGGGAGCGCGGCGTCGGGCGTGAAGATGCGCCGGGCGCTGGAGATCGTCCGGGAGCAGGCGCCGGATATCGAGGCGGACGGCGAGATGCATGGCGACTGCGCGCTCGACGAGGGCTTGCGGTCGAAGCTGCTGCCGATGTCGCCGCTGAAGGGCGCTGCCAACCTGCTGGTTTGCCCGAACGTGGATGCGGGGAATATCGCGTACAACCTGCTCAAGACCGAGGCGGGCAGCAACGTGGCGGTGGGGCCGTTCCTGCTGGGTGTCAACGCGCCGGTGAACATCCTGACGTCGAGCGCGACGGTGCGCCGGATCGTCAACATGGCGGCGCTGACGGTGATCGAGGCGAATCGCAACGCGTCTGCCTGA
- a CDS encoding VOC family protein, translated as MFDHVKFGVTDFAASKAFFLSALEPLGVVVQGEGEPSYGIEISPPGKPSLCLFQTTEKPAHLHIAFVADNRQQVDAFYRAALAAGGKDHGAPGLRPHYHANYYAAFVIGPDGHNIEVVCHQAQG; from the coding sequence ATGTTTGACCATGTCAAATTCGGCGTGACCGACTTTGCAGCGAGCAAGGCGTTTTTCCTGAGCGCACTCGAGCCGCTTGGCGTCGTGGTGCAGGGCGAGGGCGAGCCGTCGTACGGCATCGAGATCTCTCCGCCGGGCAAGCCGTCGTTGTGCCTGTTCCAGACGACGGAGAAACCGGCGCATCTACACATCGCGTTCGTGGCCGACAACCGGCAGCAAGTCGACGCGTTCTATCGCGCGGCGCTGGCGGCAGGCGGGAAGGACCATGGCGCGCCGGGGCTGCGGCCGCACTATCACGCGAATTACTACGCGGCGTTCGTCATCGGGCCGGATGGGCACAATATCGAGGTGGTGTGCCATCAGGCGCAGGGGTGA